One window from the genome of Dermacentor silvarum isolate Dsil-2018 chromosome 5, BIME_Dsil_1.4, whole genome shotgun sequence encodes:
- the LOC125945884 gene encoding uncharacterized protein LOC125945884, with the protein MTQTSSCEIVDYLSTVNRLLFPAKLELREMTGRCGQLYLMGLKEVEMYFPVIPDMELNQATQLMHWLLKSHACIQHIFIRPFAWHRYGELLCAGLNRNPCIKTMKVGIFEFTSMDLHAAIGSLKNLEEFECVTYIRTCRHFASTVVKLLRLSTLRTLNVCKACVDGKSARLFVDALKENATLRQLGIHGSVICHAGHESFSEYLVATKSLITLSVEAGPRSKRESFRRMAAGLIVNNTIQNLTLNGITLDAGTSQLVARMLSENKAIRNFTMVCDHAELVVPPGTDFACLYTALTKNDTLERLELPFSFLEPTQWVQFFWTVSSKQSIQRLTVHIPDSDYKQRYLPRFCRALKESGAETKVSLGTLENVFNLDLLESNSFSDVNFSCRNGDRGQLLALLQLFPAMKSLGLHVNAGDAELCSAVAKYIRKEDSLLENLRLTFSFNVPDIMDCTFRAWTEIFESLASSTSIKKLRVDLEHCMLGRNPVYKRGVERLADVINTSRSIRMVSFIADVTMIIKDFFGRLCFGIAENYILVSIDTAKYLQIDKKAFQDFFAVLDAVRRNASFVTLAADFTDSRTLDRRCVRALERVLRHPPLLEELAEQESMSVAEASAMVRRKFSRAEGLHDFMRLAGVVKERVECNSRAGGRLQLDDLDEYCWRKVRSYLMIDDIRDPGATTLVHR; encoded by the exons ATGACCCAAACAAGCTCATGCGAGATTGTCGATTATTTGTCCACGGTTAACCGATTGCTATTTCCTGCCAAACTGGAACTTCGGGAAATGACAGGAAGATGTGGCCAGCTGTACCTTATGGGCTTAAAAGAAGTGGAGATGTACTTCCCAGTCATTCCAGACATGGAATTGAATCAAGCTACTCAGCTTATGCACTGGCTGCTAAAGAGCCACGCTTGCATACAACATATCTTCATTCGTCCTTTCGCTTGGCATCGGTATGGAGAGCTTCTGTGTGCTGGCCTGAACCGCAACCCGTGTATTAAGACTATGAAGGTCGGCATCTTCGAGTTCACGAGCATGGACCTCCACGCGGCCATAGGCTCACTCAAAAACCTGGAAGAATTCGAATGCGTCACCTACATAAGGACCTGCCGACACTTTGCGTCCACAGTTGTTAAACTTTTACGGCTGAGCACTTTGAGAACCCTAAATGTATGCAAAGCCTGTGTGGATGGCAAGAGCGCCAGGTTATTTGTTGATGCCCTAAAGGAGAATGCAACTCTCCGGCAGCTGGGGATACACGGTTCGGTCATATGTCACGCTGGCCATGAAAGCTTCTCAGAATACCTCGTGGCTACCAAGTCACTTATAACACTAAGTGTTGAAGCAGGCCCCCGAAGCAAGCGAGAGAGTTTCAGGCGGATGGCGGCCGGGCTTATCGTAAACAATACAATTCAGAACCTCACTCTTAACGGCATTACGCTTGATGCCGGCACCTCCCAGCTAGTAGCGAGGATGCTCTCAGAAAACAAAGCAATACGCAACTTCACCATGGTGTGCGACCACGCAGAACTAGTAGTTCCTCCCGGTACTGATTTTGCCTGTTTGTACACGGCTCTCACTAAGAACGACACATTGGAAAGACTCGAGCTTCCTTTCTCATTCCTGGAGCCTACACAGTGGGTCCAATTCTTCTGGACTGTGTCGAGTAAGCAATCCATCCAAAGGCTTACCGTACACATACCTGACTCTGATTATAAGCAAAGGTATTTGCCAAGATTCTGCAGAGCGCTTAAGGAAAGTGGGGCTGAAACAAAAGTCTCTCTCGGCACTCTTGAGAATGTCTTCAACTTGGATTTGCTCGAATCAAATTCATTTTCAGATGTCAACTTCAGTTGTCGCAATGGTGATCGAGGGCAACTGCTAGCCTTGCTGCAGCTTTTCCCCGCAATGAAGAGCCTAGGTTTGCACGTCAACGCGGGTGACGCTGAGCTGTGCTCGGCCGTCGCAAAATACATTAGGAAAGAAGACTCACTTCTTGAAAATCTGCGGCTCACATTTTCTTTCAATGTCCCTGACATCATGGACTGCACATTCAGAGCATGGACAGAAATTTTCGAGTCGCTCGCTTCAAGCACGAGCATTAAAAAGCTGCGAGTAGACTTGGAACACTGCATGCTAGGCCGAAACCCTGTGTACAAGCGGGGAGTGGAGCGGCTGGCTGACGTCATCAACACGAGTCGGAGCATACGAATGGTGTCCTTCATCGCCGACGTTACGATGATAATCAAGGACTTTTTTGGGCGCCTCTGTTTTGGCATCGCGGAGAACTACATTCTCGTGAGCATAGACACGGCCAAGTACCTACAAATAGATAAGAAAGCGTTTCAAGACTTCTTCGCCGTCTTGGACGCCGTGCGTCGAAACGCCAGCTTTGTGACACTCGCTGCAGATTTCACTGACAGCAGGACACTGGACAG ACGCTGCGTCCGAGCCTTGGAGCGAGTGCTGCGCCATCCTCCCCTCCTTGAGGAGCTCGCCGAACAAGAGTCCATGAGCGTGGCCGAGGCCTCAGCGATGGTTCGACGAAAGTTCAGCAGAGCCGAAGGCCTGCACGACTTCATGCGGCTCGCCGGTGTCGTCAAAGAGCGTGTGGAGTGCAACTCGCGTGCAGGCGGACGACTTCAACTGGACGACCTGGATGAATACTGCTGGAGGAAGGTTCGGAGCTACCTCATGATAGACGACATCAGGGACCCTGGAGCGACCACGCTGGTCCATCGCTAA